Sequence from the Bacillus mesophilus genome:
TCATGGTAATCCTGTCCTGCTCGTTAATTTCTTTCAAGAGTGACATAACCTGTAAAGATGTATTAGGATCTAGACTAGCAACAGGCTCGTCCCCCAAAATAATTTTTGGCTTTTGAACTAATGAACGAGCAATCGCTACTCTTTGCCTTTGTCCACCACTAAGTTTGCTTACCCTTTGATTTGCAAAATCTCCTAACCCTACACGTTCTAACGCATGCAAAGCAAACTTCTTTTCCTCTTTTTTAAATTGGAAAAACAATCCACGCCATAAGGGAATTACCCCTAGAAATCCCACTAACACATTTGTCATCGTTGACATTCGCTCAATTAAATTGAAGGATTGAAAGATCATACCAATTGAACTTCTATATTGTCGGAGTTTTTCGCCTCTATAAGAAAGAATTGAATCGTCATTCCAGATAATATCGCCGGCTGATGGTTCAACTAAGCGGTTTATACAACGTATTAAGGTTGACTTCCCTGCACCACTTAGTCCAAGTACAGCGATAAATTCCCCTTGCTGAATAGAAAAACTCACGTCATTTAATGCTGGAGTGTTGGCTTTATTATATTTTTTTTGTAGGTTTTTTACCTCAAGCATTAAATCACCTTCTTACGAATTATGGCTCCGACGTAATCAACAATCATGACGAGTAGCATGATAAAGATTACTTCTGTTGCCACCATTTGATAATTCAATATCTTAAAGTCAATAAATAGCATACTTCCAATCCCTCCGCCACCAATAAAGCCTAGGATTAGAGATGCTCTTATTCCAACTTCAAGTCTATAAAAATAATGGGAAATGATATTGGGAATTATTTGAGGAAGAATTCCGTAGGTAATAACGAGCAACCTTTTCCCACCTACTGACCTTACCGCTTCTTGCTGACCTTCTTCAGAAGCCTCTATTAATTCAGATATTAGTTTCCCTAATACCCCAATATTATGAAGTGCAATTGCTAACACCGCAGGAAAAGGTCCTAGTCCAAATGTAGGGACAAACAACAGTCCGAATACAATTTCGGGTACTGAACGGAAGAAGTTTAGTAATCCTCTTGTTGCATTGTAGATCCACTTCGTTGGGGCTGTATTCCAAGCTGCAAGAAAACTTAAAGGCAGTGCGAAAATAAGTCCTAAAAAAGTCCCCATGATCGCAATCTGAAGCGTAATAACAGATGCTTCTAGTGCATATTTTGCATTAGAAAAATCAGGTGGCCACCACTGCTCTTTAAAGAAATCAACCGTTTTTCCGATTTGTAAGAATTCTCGGAATGAAAATTCAACTCCGTATCCACTCCATATAAGAATAGCCGCTGACAGTACTGCCAACGACCATTTATTCATGTGTTTCA
This genomic interval carries:
- the phnC gene encoding phosphonate ABC transporter ATP-binding protein, with protein sequence MLEVKNLQKKYNKANTPALNDVSFSIQQGEFIAVLGLSGAGKSTLIRCINRLVEPSAGDIIWNDDSILSYRGEKLRQYRSSIGMIFQSFNLIERMSTMTNVLVGFLGVIPLWRGLFFQFKKEEKKFALHALERVGLGDFANQRVSKLSGGQRQRVAIARSLVQKPKIILGDEPVASLDPNTSLQVMSLLKEINEQDRITMIINLHDVKLAKEFATRIIGISNGKVVFDGKPSELTQKDLENIY
- the phnE gene encoding phosphonate ABC transporter, permease protein PhnE; the encoded protein is MNKWSLAVLSAAILIWSGYGVEFSFREFLQIGKTVDFFKEQWWPPDFSNAKYALEASVITLQIAIMGTFLGLIFALPLSFLAAWNTAPTKWIYNATRGLLNFFRSVPEIVFGLLFVPTFGLGPFPAVLAIALHNIGVLGKLISELIEASEEGQQEAVRSVGGKRLLVITYGILPQIIPNIISHYFYRLEVGIRASLILGFIGGGGIGSMLFIDFKILNYQMVATEVIFIMLLVMIVDYVGAIIRKKVI